ACCTGAACGTGCTCGACACGCTGTTCGTGGAAACCACGGGCGGCGACCTGACCATCAAGGTCGAGAACAACACCGAGTCGGGGGAGGGCATCCACAGCGAGCCGGTGGATGAAAAGACGCAGTCGCTGGACGACGCTACGTTCGACTTTGCCCGCGTGGGATCGCTGGTGCTGCTGAAGGTGCTGCCGTACCGCGAGACCGTTTGGCGCGGCTTCGTCTACAACACCATCAGCGGACGCATCGACCGGGTCGACGCCATCGTACAGGCGTGCGTGCAGCTGCCCGAGGACCACGGGATCATCTTCCCGGGCGGCTACTACCTGCAGAACGGCGAGCACAAGGCGTTCGACGCGCGGATGGACGGCATGCGCTTCCAGCGCGCGATCCGCTCGCCCAACGGCGAAGACGTGATGTACGTCTTCTACGAGCACGAGGCCGGCAAGTCGGCACTCTTCGTCTACAACCTCATCCAGCGCAAGCTGCAGAACCCGCTGTTCGGCCACGGCCACGCCGTGCTGGGCGACGGCCGCATGGTGCTGTTCCACGCCGAGGGCGAAGAGCCCACGCGCGTGCACCCCATGCAGATCTGGCAGACGCCCTTCGTCTCCGACGAGCACGCCGCTGCCCGTCCCCCCGGCGCCACCTTCATGGGCCGCCTGGGCAACGCCGAGCTGGTGCGGGGCATCTCCAGCCTGTTCGAGCTGGCGCGGGAGATCGAGAGCCCGGAAGTGTCCGTGCAGCGCTACCGGCTGCTCACCCGCAACACCCGCCGCCTGTTCGACGCGCACCACTGGCTGGACGCCGCCGACAGCCGGGGCGCGGGCGCCGTGCTGCACGAGATCGCCGCCACCAGCGAGTCGGTGCTCGACGAGTTCGAAAAGGTAGAGGGCATCCGCCGCCAGTCCGAGGCGGCGATGGCGCAGGCGCGCGACGAGCACGCGGCGCTCCTCTCCCGTCTCGTTCCCGAGGACTGGAAGCAGGTGCAGGAGTTCGTCGACGCGCTGAACGAGATCACCCGCCAGCGCGGCCGCCTGCTCACCATCCGCGAGCTGCGCTACGTCGACACGGCCGCGATCGATGCGATGGGCGCCGAGCTGCAGGCCCAGCACGAGCGCGTCGGCGCGGCCACGGGCGAGTTCCTGGCCGGCGACAAGGCGCTCGCGCCCTTCTCCGAGCGCCTGGCGGTGCT
This genomic stretch from Longimicrobium sp. harbors:
- a CDS encoding DNA repair ATPase, yielding MSEQSPGVQEPAADSAGSTVDQAVAEGGAYEVLRRRLTEQGTRLRDIAGALNEQRLAEFGDSRLEVIGRLRIHTENNCIGRDIVPVGGLLLFGYNVFLGLKTTTRVEDVFGLYRLVEGPDGFDVEGVALAGSFLGDPAFVRDFDELYAYYKNARLLQLDVAGGKLLAAFQIGERSTDVRVFRWAISPAGDVTYMDARGDRDLTFPPPFDFEWTRAGREHTVTGRFPHLNVLDTLFVETTGGDLTIKVENNTESGEGIHSEPVDEKTQSLDDATFDFARVGSLVLLKVLPYRETVWRGFVYNTISGRIDRVDAIVQACVQLPEDHGIIFPGGYYLQNGEHKAFDARMDGMRFQRAIRSPNGEDVMYVFYEHEAGKSALFVYNLIQRKLQNPLFGHGHAVLGDGRMVLFHAEGEEPTRVHPMQIWQTPFVSDEHAAARPPGATFMGRLGNAELVRGISSLFELAREIESPEVSVQRYRLLTRNTRRLFDAHHWLDAADSRGAGAVLHEIAATSESVLDEFEKVEGIRRQSEAAMAQARDEHAALLSRLVPEDWKQVQEFVDALNEITRQRGRLLTIRELRYVDTAAIDAMGAELQAQHERVGAATGEFLAGDKALAPFSERLAVLDADAQKAETAKGIGEAVAALEAMSADLDMLSELMASLKV